The segment GGAGGGGCAGATCATTGCCGACTTGCTCAGCGACGAGGCCTTCGAGGGTTACCACAACCGGCCCGACGCTAACGCGAAGAGCCTGCGCGACGGCTGGTACTTCACCGGTGATACCGGCTACGTGGACGCCGACGGCGACTTGTTCGTGACCGGCCGGGTCGACGACATGATCATCAGCGGCGGCGAGAACATCTCGCCAGTCGACATCGAGTCGGTGCTCTCGCTGCACCCGGCCGTGGACGAGGTGGCTGTGGCTGGTTTGAAGGACGAGCGCTGGGGGCAGCGCGTGGTCGCCTTCGTCAAGCGCAAGCAGAACGTCTCTTCCGAGGGGCTGGACCAGCACTGTCGCACTTCCGATCTGGTCAACTTCAAGCGCCCGCGGGAGTATGTCTTCGTCGATGAAATTCCCAAGTCGCCCGTGGGCAAGGTACTGCGTCGCAAGCTGGTGGCCGGCGACTACACGCCCGAAGCCGAGCCGGGCAGCGGCCTGCCGCCGGTGCCGCCCGCTTGAACTCATTTCTCCCGCTCAAACCAAAGGACAACCATGCAACTCAGCGATCTTCAGCACCCGGCCGTGACCCTGAGCCGCGATCTCGACGGCTACCGCGTCGAGATCGACGCCTCGCATCAGCGCGCCGACATCATCCTGACTCGCCCGCCGTTCAACGTCATCAGCATGACGCAGCGCGAGCAGCTACGCATCACTTTTGAAGCGCTGGATGCTAACGATGCCGTGCGTGTCATCGTGCTACGCGCCGAAGGTGAGCATTTCTCCAGCGGCGGCAATATCATGGGCTTTCTGGAAGCCAGTCCGGAGCATGTCTCCAAGCTGGCCTGGAACGTCGCCGCACCGGCTCGCTGCAGCAAGCCGGTGATCGCGGCCAACCGCGGCTACTGCTTCGGCGTGGGCTTCGAGATCTCGCTGGCCTGCGACTTCCGCCTGGTCACGCCGACCACGTTGTACGCGCTGCCCGAGC is part of the Rhodoferax sp. BAB1 genome and harbors:
- a CDS encoding enoyl-CoA hydratase/isomerase family protein codes for the protein MQLSDLQHPAVTLSRDLDGYRVEIDASHQRADIILTRPPFNVISMTQREQLRITFEALDANDAVRVIVLRAEGEHFSSGGNIMGFLEASPEHVSKLAWNVAAPARCSKPVIAANRGYCFGVGFEISLACDFRLVTPTTLYALPEQKLGQIPGSGGSARLQKMVGITRTKDIVMRSRRIPGQQAYDWGVATAIVPDVELETATNQLVDELRSFSPLAQRTAKKLLNDTEDSPLTVAIELEGHCYSRLRSSEDFREGVEAFHDKRTPKFVGR